The following are encoded together in the Desulfoplanes formicivorans genome:
- a CDS encoding CBS domain-containing protein produces MLLRKRAWDIMREEYPAVTEDASLTSVIKALKESRKEYPDNNFVVVLSKDRKQFKGVLSMWNIIQAIGPCLLKSMSLGERDVNWDEAFKHACVTCAQVEIRNFMQVDVPRINPNEPLARILEIFLDYRRGRAIVQDGDRILGVVLLADLYREISKDATSWEDE; encoded by the coding sequence ATGCTACTTCGTAAACGAGCTTGGGATATCATGCGGGAAGAATATCCCGCAGTTACCGAGGACGCCAGCCTGACCAGCGTCATCAAGGCTCTCAAGGAGAGCCGCAAGGAGTATCCTGACAACAATTTTGTTGTGGTATTGTCCAAGGACCGCAAGCAATTCAAAGGGGTCCTTTCCATGTGGAACATCATCCAGGCCATTGGCCCGTGTTTGCTCAAGAGCATGAGCCTGGGGGAGCGGGATGTGAACTGGGACGAGGCCTTCAAGCATGCCTGCGTGACCTGTGCCCAGGTGGAGATCAGGAATTTCATGCAGGTGGACGTTCCCCGGATCAACCCCAACGAGCCGTTGGCCAGGATTTTGGAAATATTTCTGGACTACCGCCGTGGCCGGGCCATTGTTCAGGATGGGGACAGGATTCTCGGTGTGGTTCTGTTGGCCGATCTGTATCGGGAGATCAGCAAGGATGCGACGTCATGGGAGGATGAATAG
- a CDS encoding acyl-[acyl-carrier-protein] thioesterase has translation MDSTDHPTFSTPFYPVRIYETDPGGKATIITLINYFQEAAAQHSRQLGFHPDKLREFGVGWVMSRLSIQVQRYPEAEEMIRVTTWPRSPRHKTAFRDFILEDAKGGILARGTSAWPVMDLETRTMTDLPPLLAQMLPHQGATALEFPSRTVPKLKDPAYRVSHTPDFFHLDMNGHVNNVHFVTWALEAMPWEFRRTHELTMLDIVFRGEIRQDDVITADCAPAENNPQSWLHSLSRKADCMETARALSKWRQPAP, from the coding sequence ATGGATTCAACAGACCACCCCACGTTTTCAACCCCGTTCTATCCGGTACGCATTTACGAGACCGACCCCGGGGGAAAAGCAACCATCATCACCCTGATCAACTATTTTCAAGAAGCAGCAGCCCAGCACTCCCGGCAACTGGGATTTCATCCGGACAAACTCCGGGAATTCGGAGTGGGCTGGGTCATGTCCCGCCTGAGCATCCAGGTGCAACGATATCCAGAGGCCGAAGAGATGATTCGTGTGACCACCTGGCCCCGATCTCCCAGGCACAAGACAGCCTTCAGGGACTTTATCCTGGAAGATGCCAAGGGGGGTATTCTGGCACGAGGTACCAGTGCGTGGCCGGTCATGGACCTGGAAACCCGGACTATGACGGATCTTCCTCCATTGCTTGCCCAGATGCTTCCCCACCAGGGAGCCACAGCCCTTGAGTTCCCCTCCCGCACGGTACCCAAGCTGAAAGATCCCGCCTACCGGGTTTCCCATACCCCGGATTTTTTTCACCTGGACATGAACGGCCATGTCAACAACGTCCACTTTGTGACCTGGGCCCTGGAAGCCATGCCCTGGGAATTTCGCCGCACTCATGAGCTCACCATGCTGGACATCGTCTTTCGCGGCGAGATCCGCCAGGACGACGTTATCACGGCAGACTGTGCCCCCGCAGAAAATAATCCCCAGAGCTGGTTGCACAGTCTGTCCCGAAAGGCTGATTGCATGGAAACAGCCCGCGCTCTTTCCAAATGGCGTCAGCCAGCACCATGA
- the rplM gene encoding 50S ribosomal protein L13 yields the protein MKTYSPKASELQHNWYVVDATDKILGRLATEVAVYLRGKHKPEFAPHMDNGDFVVVVNADKIKVTGHKLTQKKYYRHSGYPGGLKETDLRTLLESKPERVIEHAVKGMLPKNALGRAMFKKLKIYAGPDHPHAAQKPATLDI from the coding sequence ATGAAGACATATAGTCCCAAAGCAAGTGAATTGCAGCATAATTGGTATGTTGTCGACGCTACGGACAAGATCCTTGGTCGTCTGGCAACAGAAGTGGCCGTGTATTTGAGAGGCAAGCACAAACCCGAATTCGCCCCTCACATGGACAACGGCGATTTCGTGGTGGTTGTCAACGCCGACAAGATCAAGGTAACCGGGCACAAGCTTACCCAAAAAAAATACTACCGCCACTCGGGATATCCCGGAGGTCTCAAGGAAACCGATCTGCGTACCCTTCTTGAATCCAAGCCGGAACGGGTCATTGAACACGCGGTCAAGGGCATGCTTCCCAAAAATGCGCTGGGGCGGGCCATGTTCAAAAAGCTCAAGATCTATGCCGGTCCTGATCATCCCCACGCAGCCCAGAAACCAGCTACCCTTGATATCTAA
- the hcp gene encoding hydroxylamine reductase — protein MFCFQCQETAKNQGCTVRGMCGKVEETANLQDLLIFVTKGIAVYGEKARALGMDVGAEAHFIGQALFMTITNANWDDDRFIAMVRQGLQLRDKLRDRILAAHPDALEGELPDAATWTSDSPEEFFEKAKSVGVLSTANEDVRSLRELLVIGLKGIAAYGDHAAVLGFTSKEIFDFYMEALASTTKELSVDEMVAMVMKAGDISVKTMALLDEANTTTYGNPEISEVNLGVRNNPGILISGHDLKDMEELLKQTEGTGVDVYTHGEMLPANYYPAFKKYDHFVGNYGGSWWHQNEEFESFNGPILMTTNCLVPFKKKNTYNDRIYTTGMTGYPGIPHIPDRGEGGVKDFSSIIEQAKTCDPPTEIETGKIVGGFAHHQVLALADKVVEAVKSGAIKRFVVMAGCDGRQKTRGYYTEVAEALPKDTIILTAGCAKYRYNKLNLGDIGGIPRVLDAGQCNDSYSLAVIALKLKEVFGLDDINELPISYDIAWYEQKAVAVFLALLALGVKGIRLGPTLPGFLSPNVAKVLVEHFDIKPIGDVESDVAAMMAGK, from the coding sequence ATGTTTTGTTTTCAGTGTCAGGAAACCGCTAAAAATCAGGGATGTACCGTTCGCGGCATGTGCGGCAAGGTGGAAGAAACCGCCAATCTTCAGGATCTTCTCATTTTCGTGACCAAGGGCATTGCCGTTTATGGAGAAAAGGCGCGTGCATTGGGCATGGATGTTGGCGCTGAAGCCCATTTCATCGGTCAGGCCTTGTTCATGACCATCACCAATGCCAATTGGGATGATGACCGGTTCATCGCCATGGTCAGGCAGGGGTTGCAGCTGCGAGACAAACTTCGGGACCGTATCCTGGCTGCCCATCCCGATGCCCTGGAAGGGGAACTGCCCGATGCCGCCACCTGGACTTCGGACAGCCCCGAGGAATTTTTTGAAAAGGCCAAGAGCGTAGGCGTGCTGTCCACGGCCAATGAGGATGTGCGTTCCCTGCGTGAGCTTCTGGTTATCGGGCTCAAGGGTATTGCCGCCTACGGGGATCATGCCGCCGTGCTCGGATTCACCAGCAAGGAAATTTTTGATTTTTACATGGAGGCCCTGGCCTCTACCACCAAGGAGCTGTCCGTGGACGAGATGGTTGCCATGGTCATGAAGGCCGGTGATATTTCCGTCAAGACCATGGCCCTTCTGGACGAAGCCAATACGACCACCTATGGCAATCCCGAGATTTCCGAGGTGAACCTTGGCGTGCGGAACAATCCCGGCATCCTTATTAGCGGCCATGACCTCAAGGATATGGAAGAACTCCTGAAACAGACCGAGGGCACGGGCGTGGATGTGTATACCCATGGGGAGATGCTCCCGGCCAACTATTATCCCGCTTTCAAGAAGTACGACCATTTTGTGGGCAACTACGGCGGTTCGTGGTGGCATCAGAATGAGGAGTTCGAATCCTTCAATGGCCCCATCCTCATGACCACCAACTGTCTTGTGCCTTTCAAGAAAAAGAATACCTATAATGACCGGATCTACACCACCGGTATGACCGGATACCCCGGCATTCCCCATATCCCCGATCGGGGTGAAGGCGGGGTCAAGGATTTTTCGTCAATCATCGAGCAGGCCAAGACGTGTGATCCGCCCACCGAGATCGAGACCGGCAAGATCGTGGGCGGGTTTGCCCATCATCAGGTTCTGGCCCTGGCCGACAAGGTGGTGGAAGCGGTCAAGTCCGGCGCCATCAAGCGATTTGTGGTCATGGCCGGTTGTGACGGTCGTCAAAAGACCCGAGGCTATTACACGGAAGTGGCCGAAGCCCTGCCCAAGGATACGATCATCCTCACGGCCGGCTGTGCCAAGTATCGGTACAACAAGCTGAATCTGGGCGATATCGGCGGCATTCCCCGCGTCCTGGATGCCGGACAGTGCAATGATTCCTATTCCCTGGCTGTTATTGCGTTGAAGCTCAAGGAGGTTTTCGGGCTGGACGATATCAACGAGTTGCCCATTTCCTATGACATTGCCTGGTACGAGCAGAAGGCCGTGGCCGTGTTCCTGGCCCTGCTGGCCTTGGGCGTCAAGGGGATTCGCCTTGGACCCACCCTGCCCGGATTTCTTTCTCCCAATGTGGCCAAGGTGCTTGTGGAACATTTTGACATCAAACCCATCGGGGATGTCGAGAGCGATGTTGCTGCCATGATGGCCGGAAAATAG
- the trxA gene encoding thioredoxin encodes MANQVADSTFEAEVLQNDLPVLVDFWAPWCGPCRAIGPVVEELAQEYEGKLSIVKMNVDENPSTPSKYGIRAIPTLILFKGGEVVEQVTGAVSKTSLKQMIDEKAF; translated from the coding sequence ATGGCAAATCAGGTAGCGGATAGTACGTTTGAAGCGGAAGTATTGCAGAACGATCTGCCGGTTTTGGTTGACTTCTGGGCTCCCTGGTGCGGGCCCTGTCGGGCTATCGGTCCTGTGGTGGAAGAACTTGCCCAAGAGTATGAAGGCAAGCTGTCTATCGTGAAGATGAATGTTGATGAAAATCCTTCCACTCCGAGCAAGTACGGTATCCGGGCCATTCCCACCCTGATCCTTTTCAAGGGCGGTGAAGTGGTCGAGCAGGTCACCGGTGCCGTTTCCAAGACAAGCCTCAAGCAGATGATCGACGAAAAGGCCTTCTAG
- the fusA gene encoding elongation factor G — MASHDAYLEKLRNIGIIAHIDAGKTTLTERILFYTGRIHRMGEVHDGSATMDFMPEEQERGITIASACTSCRWDNHQINIIDTPGHVDFTIEVDRCLRVLDGAVGVFCGVGGVEPQSETVWRQSAKYNIPKLAFVNKMDRAGADFAAVLESMRTKLDVVPLPVQIPVGEGGDFRAVIDVLSMRMIVFDQDTQGAEYTLLPLDQAGEEVALPWRERALEILAEQDDAIMEAYLGGDDIPVEVLHQAVRKGTLAMDFVPVFAGSALKNIGVQPFLDGVNRYLPSPLDVHPAQGIDPTTKHAKAFRPSSKEPLSALAFKVSMASGRKMVLLRIYSGTIEAGQTVYNITQDVDERVARLFVLHADHREKLSQARAGQIVAAAGLKHTRTADTLCSRNDPLILEKISAYKPVISLALEPKNASEEEKLIQALDKILQEDPTLIADRDKDTDQIILSGMGELHLDVVQERLRREFKVGMRAGNPQVVFQETVRGTGQAEAVFEKELGDTWHYGHVRLAVESRERGTGNRIVSEVDEATCSAAFLDAAVKGVEDGLQSGVLKGYPVQDVRVRIMEIPNTDKRCTDVGFRMAAVSALKQALTKADPLLLEPIMAVEIGVPEEFVGECISLLGTKGARIENMFDRGGQKTVRALAPLRKMFGFSTALRSATQGRAGLSMSFDRFDVLD, encoded by the coding sequence ATGGCCTCTCATGACGCATATCTTGAAAAACTTCGCAATATCGGAATCATTGCCCACATTGATGCTGGCAAGACCACTCTGACCGAGCGCATATTGTTTTATACCGGGCGCATTCATCGCATGGGCGAGGTGCATGACGGCAGCGCGACCATGGATTTCATGCCGGAAGAGCAGGAGCGCGGGATTACCATTGCGTCGGCGTGTACGTCATGCCGGTGGGACAATCACCAGATCAACATCATTGATACCCCGGGGCATGTGGATTTTACCATTGAAGTGGACAGATGCCTGCGGGTCCTTGACGGAGCGGTCGGGGTGTTCTGTGGTGTGGGAGGGGTTGAGCCTCAGAGCGAGACCGTGTGGCGACAATCCGCCAAGTACAACATTCCCAAACTCGCCTTTGTGAACAAGATGGATCGTGCAGGCGCGGATTTCGCCGCCGTGCTCGAGTCCATGCGAACCAAGCTGGATGTCGTGCCTCTGCCTGTGCAGATTCCTGTTGGCGAGGGAGGGGATTTCAGGGCGGTCATTGATGTTCTTTCCATGCGCATGATTGTTTTTGATCAGGACACGCAGGGGGCGGAATACACGTTGCTTCCCCTGGACCAGGCCGGTGAAGAGGTGGCCCTGCCCTGGCGGGAAAGGGCCCTTGAAATCCTTGCCGAGCAGGATGACGCCATCATGGAGGCGTATCTCGGGGGCGACGACATCCCTGTGGAAGTGCTTCACCAGGCCGTTCGCAAGGGCACCCTGGCCATGGATTTTGTTCCCGTGTTCGCGGGATCGGCTCTCAAGAACATCGGGGTTCAGCCCTTTTTGGACGGGGTGAACCGGTATCTGCCCTCTCCTCTTGATGTGCATCCCGCCCAGGGAATTGACCCCACAACCAAACATGCCAAGGCGTTTCGTCCGTCATCCAAGGAGCCGCTGTCGGCCCTGGCTTTCAAGGTGAGCATGGCCTCGGGCCGCAAGATGGTTCTCCTGCGCATCTATTCCGGCACCATTGAGGCGGGGCAGACCGTGTACAATATCACCCAGGATGTGGACGAGAGAGTCGCCAGATTGTTTGTGCTTCATGCCGATCACCGGGAAAAGCTGTCCCAGGCCCGTGCCGGACAGATCGTGGCTGCAGCAGGTTTGAAGCACACCCGCACAGCCGACACCCTGTGTTCCCGGAATGATCCCCTCATCCTTGAAAAGATCAGCGCGTACAAGCCTGTCATTTCCCTGGCTCTGGAACCCAAGAACGCCAGCGAAGAGGAAAAACTCATCCAGGCTTTGGACAAGATTCTGCAGGAAGATCCCACCCTGATTGCGGACAGGGACAAGGATACCGATCAGATTATTCTCTCCGGCATGGGTGAGCTCCATCTGGATGTGGTTCAGGAACGGTTGCGGCGTGAGTTCAAGGTAGGCATGCGTGCGGGCAATCCCCAGGTGGTGTTCCAGGAGACGGTCCGGGGAACCGGTCAGGCCGAAGCGGTTTTTGAAAAGGAACTCGGGGATACATGGCATTACGGACATGTCCGTTTGGCCGTGGAATCCCGGGAGCGGGGTACGGGCAATCGTATTGTCAGCGAGGTGGATGAAGCAACCTGTTCGGCCGCCTTTCTGGATGCGGCGGTCAAGGGGGTTGAAGACGGACTCCAAAGCGGGGTGCTCAAGGGCTATCCCGTTCAGGACGTTCGCGTAAGGATTATGGAGATACCCAATACAGACAAGCGATGTACTGACGTAGGCTTCCGCATGGCTGCGGTATCTGCCCTCAAACAGGCCCTGACCAAAGCCGATCCACTGCTCCTGGAACCGATCATGGCCGTGGAAATTGGCGTTCCCGAGGAATTTGTGGGTGAGTGCATTTCCCTGCTGGGGACAAAAGGTGCCCGGATCGAGAACATGTTCGACCGGGGTGGTCAGAAAACAGTTCGGGCCCTAGCACCGCTGCGCAAGATGTTTGGCTTTTCAACGGCTCTGCGCTCTGCCACTCAGGGGCGGGCAGGTTTGTCCATGAGTTTTGATCGGTTTGATGTTCTTGACTAG
- a CDS encoding HD domain-containing protein yields MPGIRKSLLQLVFSGTSMRRWNDKMRPMELMEVDKQAHKMIMAWMLYMLNGSDLDRKDFIDLGDKIVLGGMYDYLYRLVITDIKPPVFYQIKANPAHYQQLTQWVLEQLKPRLQSLGDPFWKGMREYYADGASRDDLASRILDAAHLLASQWEFHLIKDLNPKDEEMDEIEANFIQGIEGFQDLIGVRELMQGNKASLGRFAQLCGQLRFQQRWSQTPRIPETAVLGHMFIVACYGYFFTLMVGGCKARRVNNFFAGLFHDVPELLTRDIISPVKSSVKRIGDLIKEYEFKELDSKIFRTLEQGGYFELSRRLKYFLGVDVGSEFASTICLEGDTREVEWDQLQTIYNNDDCDPKDGFMLKICDDLAAFIEAYTATRNGITNDQLQQALWKIRKKYQQVSLTETMHIGGLLADFD; encoded by the coding sequence ATGCCCGGTATACGCAAGAGTTTGTTACAACTTGTTTTTTCAGGAACATCCATGAGACGGTGGAACGACAAGATGCGTCCCATGGAGCTCATGGAGGTGGACAAGCAGGCCCACAAGATGATCATGGCCTGGATGCTGTACATGCTCAACGGGTCGGATCTTGACCGCAAGGACTTTATCGATCTCGGTGACAAGATTGTTTTGGGCGGCATGTACGATTATTTGTACCGGTTGGTGATCACGGACATCAAGCCGCCCGTGTTTTACCAGATCAAGGCCAATCCCGCCCACTACCAGCAGTTGACCCAATGGGTTCTCGAGCAGCTCAAGCCCCGATTGCAGTCCCTTGGAGATCCCTTTTGGAAAGGTATGCGCGAGTATTATGCGGATGGAGCATCCCGTGATGATCTGGCCAGCAGAATTCTTGATGCCGCCCATCTTTTGGCGAGCCAGTGGGAATTTCACCTCATCAAGGATCTCAATCCCAAGGATGAGGAAATGGACGAGATCGAGGCCAATTTTATTCAAGGTATTGAGGGGTTTCAGGATCTGATCGGGGTGCGTGAACTCATGCAGGGGAACAAAGCCTCTCTTGGAAGATTTGCCCAGCTTTGCGGTCAGCTCCGTTTCCAGCAGCGCTGGTCCCAGACACCGCGCATCCCGGAAACGGCTGTCCTTGGGCACATGTTTATTGTTGCCTGTTACGGGTATTTTTTTACCCTGATGGTCGGCGGGTGCAAGGCCAGGCGGGTGAACAATTTTTTTGCCGGTCTTTTCCATGATGTTCCGGAGCTCTTGACCAGGGACATCATTTCTCCGGTCAAGAGCTCGGTCAAACGCATCGGAGATCTGATCAAGGAGTATGAATTCAAGGAGCTGGACTCCAAGATATTTCGTACCCTGGAACAGGGTGGCTATTTCGAGCTTTCCCGCCGATTGAAATATTTTCTCGGGGTGGATGTCGGTTCCGAGTTTGCCTCGACCATCTGTCTGGAAGGCGACACGCGTGAGGTGGAGTGGGATCAGCTTCAAACAATCTATAATAACGATGACTGTGATCCCAAGGATGGATTCATGCTCAAGATCTGTGATGATCTGGCCGCGTTCATCGAAGCCTATACGGCCACACGCAATGGGATCACCAACGATCAGCTCCAGCAGGCCCTGTGGAAAATCCGCAAGAAATACCAGCAGGTCTCCCTGACCGAGACCATGCATATCGGCGGATTGCTGGCCGATTTCGATTGA
- the rpsI gene encoding 30S ribosomal protein S9, with amino-acid sequence MSQDFFYGTGRRKSSVSRTRLYTGSGQIIINGRSIDDYFPRATLQLIIRQPLKLTKTLDKFDIKIRVAGGGLTGQAQAVRHGISRALLDYDPELRPALKKAGFLTRDPRKKERKKYGLRGARARFQYSKR; translated from the coding sequence ATGAGTCAAGATTTCTTTTACGGCACAGGACGTCGGAAAAGTTCCGTCTCCCGGACCAGACTGTACACAGGCAGCGGCCAGATCATCATCAACGGCCGTTCCATTGATGACTATTTCCCCAGAGCCACCCTGCAACTGATCATCCGTCAGCCTCTCAAGCTGACCAAAACCCTGGACAAGTTCGATATCAAGATCCGTGTTGCAGGCGGCGGCCTTACCGGCCAGGCCCAGGCTGTTCGTCATGGCATCAGCCGAGCCCTGCTCGACTATGACCCCGAGTTGCGTCCCGCCCTGAAAAAGGCCGGGTTCCTGACACGAGACCCCAGGAAAAAGGAAAGAAAGAAGTACGGTCTGCGCGGCGCCCGTGCACGCTTCCAGTATTCCAAGCGTTAA
- a CDS encoding radical SAM protein, whose product MAKKHITPRALFADAQGQIYDHPQLLMVCRRGNQITLPRPDELIPLPAESDLYLLPGRDALGFDPETGCMERIEQGTAVAGFVCPSYTLSATTAYQTASQDAPHLPLFAYGAIGYAQGKFWVTAKQVDTDKRQVFCNIPCKRIEDGAKRLMRQFPDNRLVTHLAKCALTYGCPAAKNFALGRFEAPLPTSRTCNARCVGCISLQPEDSGFPSSQNRITFRPTVEEICQVMLHHNSREKRAVYSFGQGCEGEPLTEAALLEQAIATFRAQGGTGTVNINTNASRPETMAPLARAGLSSIRASMNSAREDLYNAYYRPATFSLADVKATICQAKAHGLHVSLNYLFFPGINDTEAELEALTGFLHDTKADFIQMRNLSLDPEIYLSRLPQGTDSPVMGLKNFMKRIRKNCPWVNFGYFNPYLGK is encoded by the coding sequence ATGGCCAAAAAACATATCACTCCCCGAGCCCTGTTTGCCGACGCCCAAGGGCAAATCTACGATCATCCCCAATTGCTCATGGTGTGCCGGCGGGGCAATCAGATCACCCTGCCTCGTCCCGACGAACTCATCCCCCTGCCTGCCGAGAGTGATCTCTACTTGCTGCCCGGACGCGACGCCCTGGGATTCGATCCGGAAACAGGCTGCATGGAACGCATTGAACAGGGAACCGCTGTGGCCGGATTTGTCTGCCCTTCCTACACCCTTTCGGCCACCACAGCGTACCAGACCGCCAGCCAGGATGCACCGCATCTGCCCCTTTTTGCCTATGGAGCCATCGGGTATGCCCAAGGAAAATTCTGGGTGACAGCCAAGCAGGTGGATACGGACAAACGCCAGGTCTTTTGCAACATCCCCTGTAAACGCATTGAAGATGGCGCCAAGCGGCTCATGCGTCAATTCCCGGATAACCGGCTGGTCACCCATCTGGCAAAATGCGCCCTGACCTACGGGTGTCCGGCAGCCAAGAATTTCGCCCTGGGACGATTCGAAGCCCCTTTGCCCACATCCAGAACATGCAATGCCCGGTGTGTGGGGTGCATTTCCCTGCAACCCGAGGACTCGGGATTCCCGTCTTCCCAGAACCGCATCACCTTTCGCCCCACCGTTGAAGAAATCTGCCAGGTCATGCTCCACCACAACTCGCGGGAAAAACGTGCGGTATACTCGTTTGGTCAGGGCTGTGAAGGCGAACCCCTGACCGAGGCCGCGCTTCTGGAACAAGCCATTGCCACCTTCAGGGCCCAAGGTGGCACAGGAACAGTGAACATCAATACCAACGCCAGCCGTCCGGAAACCATGGCCCCCCTAGCCAGGGCAGGACTTTCGTCCATTCGTGCGAGCATGAACAGCGCCAGGGAGGACCTGTATAACGCCTATTACCGTCCCGCGACCTTCTCTCTGGCCGACGTCAAGGCAACCATTTGCCAGGCCAAGGCCCACGGTCTTCACGTTTCCTTAAACTATCTCTTTTTCCCGGGAATCAACGACACCGAGGCCGAACTGGAGGCGTTGACCGGTTTTCTCCACGACACCAAAGCCGATTTCATCCAGATGCGCAACCTGAGTCTGGACCCGGAAATTTATCTTTCCCGTCTGCCCCAAGGGACTGACAGCCCGGTCATGGGGCTTAAAAACTTCATGAAACGGATCAGGAAAAATTGTCCTTGGGTGAACTTCGGATATTTCAACCCCTATCTTGGGAAGTAA
- a CDS encoding NAD(P)/FAD-dependent oxidoreductase codes for MKHYDAVVIGGGPAGVTAALYLARAGVSLAWIEKLAPGGQVLNTEVIDNYPGFPQGIKGYELADLFAAHLEGYEMDRLHDEVFEVKPEPGNHQIKVGESWIAARTIVVCSGAKWRKLGIEGEERLAGKGISYCALCDGNFFRGQDVACIGGGNTALEESLYLAKIVNKIYLVHRRECFRGDRIYQDKVLAHPKIELVMNSVPRSFEGDDGLTGLVIEDVHTKKSRTLPVSGAFIFIGLEPATGFLPSMLKRDEGGFLVTDMSMATSVPGIFAAGDICAKTCRQVATAVGDGATAAHSASLYLEKLNG; via the coding sequence ATGAAACATTATGACGCTGTTGTTATCGGGGGCGGTCCGGCGGGAGTCACGGCCGCCCTTTATCTTGCCCGAGCCGGGGTCTCGCTGGCCTGGATCGAGAAGCTGGCTCCGGGCGGTCAGGTGCTCAACACCGAAGTGATCGACAATTACCCGGGATTTCCCCAGGGGATCAAGGGCTATGAATTGGCTGATCTGTTTGCCGCCCATTTGGAAGGCTACGAGATGGACCGGCTGCATGATGAGGTCTTCGAGGTCAAACCCGAACCCGGTAACCATCAGATCAAGGTGGGAGAATCCTGGATCGCGGCCCGGACCATTGTTGTCTGTTCCGGTGCCAAATGGCGCAAATTGGGGATTGAGGGCGAAGAACGGCTGGCCGGCAAGGGTATTTCCTATTGTGCACTGTGTGACGGCAATTTTTTTCGTGGTCAGGATGTCGCCTGCATCGGCGGGGGCAATACCGCCCTGGAGGAATCCCTGTACCTGGCCAAGATCGTCAACAAAATCTATTTGGTCCATCGCAGGGAATGTTTTCGGGGGGACCGCATCTATCAGGACAAGGTTCTGGCCCATCCCAAGATTGAACTGGTGATGAATTCCGTGCCCAGGTCCTTTGAAGGGGATGACGGGTTGACAGGTTTGGTGATCGAAGATGTGCACACAAAAAAGTCCAGAACGCTTCCCGTGAGCGGCGCGTTCATCTTTATCGGTCTGGAGCCTGCTACCGGATTTTTACCCTCCATGCTCAAACGCGACGAAGGCGGATTTCTGGTCACGGACATGTCCATGGCTACCAGTGTTCCTGGTATTTTCGCGGCCGGGGATATCTGCGCCAAGACCTGTCGTCAGGTCGCCACCGCAGTGGGTGACGGTGCCACGGCCGCCCACAGCGCAAGCCTTTATCTGGAAAAACTCAATGGTTAA
- the bamD gene encoding outer membrane protein assembly factor BamD, translating into MVKRCSQLLGLSLLLMLCSGCGVIDYFFLSPPEDTAQELAELGNEAMQAKEYGRAIEVFQKLRDRYPFSPFTTAGELSLADAYFLDEQYRAASETYKEFESLHPRHEAIPYVLLQIGISSYNQFESIDLPQDNIVEALEYFRRVKAEYPGTEYADKADTYILKCKRYIAEHEIFVADFYWRSERYESAWMRYDYVVKHFPELPDIVEYARSRGKQAYIKYQETRSTLVKEREQGSWKQWFDWL; encoded by the coding sequence ATGGTTAAAAGATGTTCGCAGTTGCTTGGTCTGAGCCTGCTTCTTATGCTGTGCTCCGGCTGTGGGGTGATTGATTATTTTTTCCTGTCACCGCCCGAGGACACGGCCCAGGAATTGGCTGAACTTGGAAATGAGGCCATGCAGGCAAAGGAGTATGGCAGGGCAATCGAGGTTTTTCAGAAACTTCGTGACCGATATCCGTTCAGTCCGTTCACAACCGCGGGCGAGTTGAGCCTTGCGGATGCCTATTTTCTGGATGAGCAGTATCGGGCCGCTTCGGAAACATACAAGGAATTCGAGTCGCTGCATCCGCGTCACGAGGCCATCCCCTACGTTCTTCTGCAGATCGGCATTTCGAGCTATAACCAGTTCGAATCCATTGATCTGCCCCAGGACAATATTGTCGAAGCCCTGGAATATTTTCGGCGGGTCAAGGCGGAATACCCGGGGACCGAATATGCCGACAAGGCAGATACGTACATCCTCAAGTGCAAGCGGTACATTGCCGAGCACGAAATCTTTGTGGCTGATTTCTATTGGCGAAGCGAGCGGTACGAATCTGCCTGGATGCGTTACGACTATGTGGTCAAGCATTTTCCGGAACTTCCGGATATCGTCGAGTACGCCCGTTCCAGGGGCAAACAGGCCTATATCAAGTATCAGGAGACACGATCCACCCTTGTCAAAGAACGGGAGCAGGGAAGCTGGAAGCAATGGTTTGATTGGCTGTAA